The bacterium sequence TAGCACAAACTTAATAGATGAAATTGAGGTAACAAAGATTTCAAGGGCTGCAGGTTTGGATTTTGATGATAGCCTTCAATACTATGTGGCAAAACTTTTGGGCCTGGAATTGGTCAGCTTTGATAAAGATTTTGAAGATAAAGGAATAAAAGTACTTGAACCTAAAAATATTGTTTTAAATTATGGAGTAAGATGAAGAAAGT is a genomic window containing:
- a CDS encoding PIN domain-containing protein, whose translation is MVRDGERRAIITSFSLHSIEVILFSANKIDILEEFLSALLKFEGLTVFSTNLIDEIEVTKISRAAGLDFDDSLQYYVAKLLGLELVSFDKDFEDKGIKVLEPKNIVLNYGVR